One stretch of Patescibacteria group bacterium DNA includes these proteins:
- the rodA gene encoding rod shape-determining protein RodA: MRLRNFTPLLKRIDWSLLVITMLLVFFGLAIQYSLGLNAEASDFSFFKKQLIALFIGMVIFCSFIFFDFRALRNYAYPLYGLGLLMLLAVLFFGETLRGTRGWFVLAGFSFQAVELVKLILVIVLANYWRKNIKDGRVAVKSVARSGVLVLAPAVLVLLQPDMGSVLLLFVLWFILFLIIDKQLPHILGVLFLLLLSGFMAWLFILAPYQKERVLTFLVPGRDPLGVGYQITQSIIAVGSGQFFGRGLGLGPQSQLHFLPDANTDFVFSVIAEEFGFIGICTLFTLYVLLLIRMIRILKTAYDDFSLFLVLGVIVLFSSQVFVNIGMNVGVLPVTGVPLPLVSYGGSFLIITLMSLGLLESVVIHGSQKRSSSVD; the protein is encoded by the coding sequence ATGAGATTAAGGAATTTTACCCCGCTGTTGAAAAGGATTGATTGGTCGTTGTTGGTCATAACAATGCTTTTGGTTTTTTTTGGCTTAGCGATTCAATATAGTTTGGGATTGAATGCCGAGGCGTCTGATTTCTCTTTTTTCAAGAAACAATTAATAGCTCTTTTTATTGGAATGGTAATATTTTGCAGTTTTATTTTTTTTGACTTTCGGGCCCTGCGGAATTACGCTTATCCTCTTTATGGTTTGGGATTGCTAATGCTTTTGGCGGTTTTATTTTTTGGAGAAACTCTGCGAGGGACGCGCGGTTGGTTTGTATTGGCAGGCTTTAGTTTCCAGGCAGTTGAATTGGTAAAATTGATTTTAGTTATTGTGTTGGCTAATTATTGGCGCAAGAACATTAAAGATGGGCGGGTGGCGGTTAAGAGTGTTGCTCGAAGCGGAGTATTAGTTTTAGCGCCAGCAGTTTTGGTGCTCTTGCAGCCGGATATGGGTTCAGTTTTGTTGCTTTTTGTTCTTTGGTTTATTTTGTTTTTAATAATTGATAAACAGCTGCCTCATATTTTAGGAGTATTGTTTCTACTGCTTTTATCAGGGTTCATGGCTTGGTTATTTATTTTAGCGCCTTATCAAAAAGAGAGAGTTTTAACATTTCTCGTGCCAGGGCGTGATCCCTTGGGCGTTGGTTACCAAATAACCCAATCAATTATTGCTGTTGGTTCGGGACAATTTTTTGGCCGGGGCTTGGGTTTGGGGCCCCAAAGCCAATTGCATTTTTTACCAGACGCGAACACGGATTTTGTTTTTAGCGTGATTGCTGAAGAATTTGGTTTTATCGGTATCTGCACACTTTTTACTTTATATGTATTATTATTGATTAGGATGATAAGGATATTAAAGACTGCTTATGATGATTTTAGTTTGTTTTTGGTCCTTGGGGTGATAGTCTTGTTTTCTTCACAAGTTTTTGTTAATATTGGGATGAATGTTGGTGTTTTGCCGGTGACTGGCGTTCCTTTGCCCTTAGTGAGTTATGGCGGCAGTTTTTTGATCATCACCCTGATGAGTTTGGGTCTTTTAGAAAGCGTGGTTATTCATGGATCGCAAAAACGAAGCTCCA